The Lutra lutra chromosome 1, mLutLut1.2, whole genome shotgun sequence genomic sequence CCACCCACAGAATGAGTTGCCTACAATTTCGCtttaaatggacttttttttttttaacatcacctTATGTAAGTAGGACACTGGGATGGCTGTTGGGGCAGCAGAACAGAGGGACCAAGGACGGGGACTCTgatctcagctctgtcacttagCAGCTGTGGGATGCCAGACATCCCATTtcacctctccaggcctcagtttcctcctctgtgaaatgggtacaCTAAGAGCACTCTCTCAATGGGCAgttggaaagaataaatgagctTCACACTCAAAGTGTTCAAGAAGAATGCCTGGAAGAATAATCAGTAACTATTAGCTcttttttgccaaaaaaaaaaaaaaaaaagaaaaaattttttgtgtgtgtgtgggctccatgcccagtatggggcttgaactcacgaccctgagatcaagagttgcacactctaccaactgagctggccaggtgccccttgccatgtatttttaaagatgcctTGTGTATAACCATTCTAATTTAAACATTTAGTTtcacttaaaataagaaattggtagCGTACTATCCATACAGGGGTTAGCAAACATTTTCCTAAagagagagtaaatatttttggctttgcaagCCACACAATGCCTGCCACAACTACTCACCTCTGCCAATGGAGCACAGATACAGCCCCAGACTCGACGTCATGAATGTTTCTGGCTGGATTCGAGTAAGACTTTATGGACAAAAGCAGGCAGCTGGCCATAGGTGCCCCTCAGATTTGCCCCCAGCAGCCTCCACTCCCCACTCTGGGAAACAAGGTCTGCTTGGCCCAAGGGAAACACCATCGTAacaggcagggaaactgaggcctgagcaGCAAAGTGGGATATGGGTGTCACCTAGCAGAGGACAGTCAACCCAAGACTCCTGCTGACTCCaaaatctacatttttctttttcaaactcaGTTGttgaaatgtatctttttaaatatatattttgtttatttacgtgtgagagagacagtgagagagagcatgagcgaggagaaggtcagagggagaagcaaactccccatggagttgggagcccgatatgggactcgatcctgggactccaggatcatgacctgagctgaaggcagtcgcttaaccagctgagccacccagatgccctgaaatatatcttttttttttttttaagattttatttatttatttgacagagagagatcacaagcaggcagagaggcaggcagagagagagagggaagcaggctccctgctgagcagagagcccgatgcggggctccatcccaggaccctgagatcatgacctgagccgaaggcagcggcttaacccactgagccacccaggtgccccctgaaataTATCTTTTGAATAGACAACACAGCTAGTTATAGCAGGCAATCCCAGCAGTTCTGGGGCTACACCTGCAAGGGTCTGCCCCTCCTTTGCTTGGCCGCCACTTAGCTCCCCTGTCTAGAGGTTAGAGGTGTTACCCATTCAAGGTATTTCCTCCCAGGCATACTCTACAGGAGCAAAAAATGTATATGCATACGGTCATTCTCTTACCCACAGTAGTTACATTTTGCAAAGTGGCCGCGTACACGGAATTAGTGAATACCAAACTGTCGCTTCCAGGGAAATACGGAGCACTTTCCCGTGAGCCTCTGCTCACATTGTCATCAACCCATCAATACATACCTCGTTGTATGTGTgcgtctctgtgtgtgtttctggtttttttatttgtgtttgtgtgtgtgtgtgtttctgtttaaagacatctTGTTGGATGTAAACTGGATTCACGGACATTGaactcccagcccccagcactgTAAGTCACACCTGAGGGAAGCTTCTCGACCACATGCTATTTTCTCTGTAAAGAACTGCAGAGCCTTCTTGCAGGGAGGACCACGAGGCAGCCCTTCAGCACTGTGCTTGGGGGCCATTTTCCACAGCAAAAATCACCCACAGAAAGATGTGGAAAACgtgcacttaaaaacaaaaatctctaagAGGACACACATTGACAGCGTGCCAGCTGAAACAGGAGGACCGAGCGTCCCCGTGCTCTATCTCAGCTAGAAATGACCAGGCTTGGGCAACTCCCAGTTTTTCACCACACGGCATGTGTCTGTGAATGACCAGGAAAGTGTTAAGAGTATTGACTTGGGGATTACAAATCAATTTTAGCAAGTACACAAATTTGCAACCAGAGAGACCACAAATAATGAAGATCTATTATATAGAATTtggtgggtgtttttttttttttttttctcacccctTTGGGCACTTCGTTCCACACGCTTTTTTTCGTTTCATATTATACCTGGGAGCTCGTTCTGGGTCACTCAAGACCCTCCTGGGTGGCTCTTAGAGACGCAGGTGCCCCCTGTCCACGTTCATGGCCACGTGCTTACCCATTTCCTTGCCGACGCACATTGCGGCTGTTCCCACCGCTGCAGCAGACATAGAAACGTCATCTGGCCCAGGTCTTGTCGATAGCTGTGGGAGTTACAAACCCGAGGCAGGATCCCTGCATCAGAGGTTGTGTTTGCCGTGTGGGTTTCCCTGTTGTTTTCTCACACGTTGTAAGGGTGCCTGATCTTGGTCTAGTTCCCACAGCACCACACTTCCTCAGGGGCCCTTTGGGATGCCCACTGGCACCTTTCCCAGGAAAGAGCCAGCCCGGCAGCCTCCCGGGGCGGGGGCCTGGGAGTGCCAGATTCCGGCCACTGTTCTCTGTCCCCAGGTGCCTCTCCAGGCCCCACGAGGCCTGCACTGCAGCGCCGCCGCCACCGCAGCCGGTAGCTCCGACTCGTggctggccccgcccccgcccgagCCCCAGAAGGGACCCACGAAGGCCCTGGCCTTCCACGAGGAGCTGTTCCAGCGGGCACCGGAAGGGACGCGCGACAAGGCGGACTTCGTGCGCGCCGTGCAGAACTTCGGGCAGCAGAATGTGCACAAGCGGGGTCACGTGGACTTCATCTACTTGGCCCTGCGCAAGATGCGGGAGTTCGGCGTCGAGCGGGACCTGGCTGTCTACAACCTGCTGCTCGACGTCTTTCCCAAGGAGGTCTTCCGGCCTCGCAGCATCATCCAGCGGATGTTCATCCACTACCCCCGGCAGCAGGAGTGTGGGGTCGCCGTCCTGGAACAGATGGAGAACCACGGTGAGGCCAGCAGGCTCGGGTGAGGAGTTGGGGTCCTCCTTCTCCCCGGTCCTCCGCCCCTCTCCGTCTCTCATGTCTGTCTCCCCTTCCCTGTCGGCCTGCCTGACGCCCTGTCTCCTGCCCCACGCAGGCGTGATGCCCAACAAGGAGACCGAGTTCCTACTGCTTCAGATATTTGGACGTAAAAGTTACCCCATGCTCAAGTTTGTGCGCATGAAGCTGTGGTTCTCCCGCTTCAAGAATATCAACCCCTTCCCTGTGCCCCGGGACCTGCCCCGGGACCCGGTGGACCTGGCCAAGTTGGGCCTGCGGCACATGGAGCCCAACCTCAACGCCGCCGTCACCATTTATCAGGTATCCACCCCTGGCTGCGGCCTCAACTGCAACCCTAGCCTGGCCCCCTCACTCACCCTGAGACAGGCTGAGCCCTGACGAGATTCCCATGGCCCTCACTCCTCCCTGCAGCTtgacctctgacctctgacctctgcaCCTACCCCTCTCGCCACACTCTGTATTCTAGgcatctctcttcctttctggccCTTGaaccttcctttttttgttgttgtaagattttatttatttatttaagggggtgggggaggggcagaaggagagggagaatctcaagcaggttccacactgagcttagagcctgatgcggggctccatcccaggaccctgagatcatgacctgagccaaaatcaagagttggatgctcaaccgactaagccacccaggtgccccagttcccGAGGATTCTATGCCAACTTACTTCTCAGGCCTTTGCGCTCACTGCTCCCTCTGCCAGGACCACTCCTCCCTGGGACTTCATGTTCTTCCAGTCTCAGCTATGCCGTCCCCTCCTCAGGATCCCCTTCCCGACCACCCTGGCTGAGGCACTGGGTACCTGGCTTGGTTGCTCATTCACAAtgactcagtttctcctctgtctcccaaggctcagcacagagtctggcaCAAAACTGAGCTCAGCggttgtttgttgaatgactgaatgaacggggacacacacacgcagacacacacacactgcacaggGTCCTAGGGGCCCCACTCATGCCAGATCATGTGGAGGAGCCTGTGGTCCTGGAGGCTGATAACAGTTTCTCTCAGAGCTGCTGGTTCTGAGATGGAGAAGCACTGGGGGCTGTGGGAGCACAGAAGGGGCAAGGTGAAAGGAGGGCTTCCCAGAAGAGGTGAGGTGAGCTGCACTTGGGCAGGACAGGAGAGGTGAGGAGAGCATTCTAGGCAGTGGAAGCAGCGCGGGCTGGGGTTCAGAGAGCAGCTGGGAGATGCAGAAAGCGCTGCTTCTGGCCAGTGCAGGCAGTtgggctgggggagaaggggcaTGGAGGCACCAAGCTAGTGTGATTTGAACcggttggtggggagggagccccCAGGAAATTTTAAGAACAGGAAGGATGGGGTGGGAGTCATGTTTCTGGAAGGAGTTTCTGTTTCAAAAGCACCCTCTGGCGGCCACGTGGATGGTGTTGGATGGGGGCGGGCAGAGGACTGAGTGGTAGGGACAGGGGGTCATGGGGTATCCAGGTGAGAAAGGACAGAGACTTGGCCTGGAGCACATTGCTGAGGAAAGGTGCTCTTTAACTAACTTCTTCATGTTGAAAAGTAAAGCTTTAGAAGCCAAACAGTCCTCAAGAACACACAATGAAGTCCCCACGCTCCTTCCCCAGGGGTGACCACGCCTGTGTCTCCTTCCAAAGAGATCCTATGCACTGGCAAGCAGCTATAGCCTTTGTATGTATGTTTCCCCTCATTGTGAAAAGTACGTACAGAATGGTTGAAAACATGGTAAAATGATCACCAACACCACTTAGATTTAGAATGGGAACAATCCAAGAGTCCCATCAGGAGGGCATTATCTACATAGAGTCTAAGACTTCAGTTAGACTggttaaaaaaaaggcaagtgaAAAGTTGAAGTATGTTCAGTGGTACAGTAAGTTCCCTTCAGtgtgagaagggaggggaagttAAAAGGCATAtccctattttcctattttcacaaaaataaataatacaaagataGAAATTATTCTAGAAATTATTATCtctgggcaggcagaggagatGGGGTAGAGAGAACAGGAGCGGAAGAGAGACATCTATTTAATATGGATTGACTTTTAAACTATGCAGatgtttacatgtattttttttttttaatcaaagtggggaggggaactccactaaaattgaaaacaaacagaagcaaGTGGATATGGCCAAATATCTAAATTATAGGATAATCAATGAGATAAAAAGTTCTCCCGAGTCAGCTGTCCAAGAGCCCCTCCTTAGTGGTTTCCGTTCTAAGAACAAACATACCCGTAGAGAAATCCTAAGTTTAATCCCATAGCATTATGGTGAGCAGTAATATCAAAACTATTTCTGTAGTTTGATGGATAAGTAAATGTATTACTATTAATAGGAACCAAGATTTCTAgtgtaagaaaaagagaagagaagaatatACAAtcaaatgtgaaaaaagaaaaaaacccaacctccataatgtgaaatttaaaatgaaaaatcaattttGGGGCACCAGTGCCTCAGTTAAGTGTATACTTTTTTCTGCCTCCGAAGAACTTACACTTTATAATGTTTCTCCAGTGGCACAGCATTTTATACATGTTTTGTACCTTGTCTTTTGCTGTTTTCACTTAAGAATATGGCTGGGAGCCCGTTCTGTGTCTGTTCCCATTGATTCATCTTGGTTCTTCTTCACGTCGAAGGATGGATGATAGTTGTCCACTCTAAGGTGTTTCAatcaatgcattttttaaagattttatttatttatttgtcagagagagagatcaatagagagagagcacaggcagggggagtggcaggcagagggagaagcgggctccccgctgagcaaggagccccatgtgggacttgaccccaggaccctgggatcatgacctgagccaaagggaaatgcttaaccgactgagccacctaggtgccccaacatgtgcttttttttttttttaatttggggggcgcctgggtggcttagttggttaagcatctgccttcggctcagatcatgatctcagggtcttggaattgagtcctgcatcaggctccccgctcagtggagagcccgcttctccctctccctctgcctggtgctcccccagctccttctctccctctctctctcaaataagtaaaatctttagaaaaaagatttcatttgttttggtttttgaatcACCGCAGTATGTAAAGTCAGAAATACATAAAAGGgatttcctttcctccctgttcTCCACAGAAGCGAACACTGATTTGCTTCTTGTGTGCATGtgaaattatttctccttttaaaacctcacaagcggggcgcctgggtggctcagtgggttaagccgctgccttcggctcaggtcatgatctcagggtcctgggatcgagtcccacatagggctctctgctcagcaggaagcctgcttccctctctctctctctgcctgcctctctgcctacttgtgatctctctctgtcaaataaataaataaaatcttttttaaaataaataaataaaataaaacctcacaaGCCGGAGCATTTACTATGTGGCAGGCATTGTTCTTGGCATTTTAGATCTGCCTGAATTAAGTGCTGTTATATCTCCATtttttggagaaactgaggcacacagctATATCGACTTGACCACAGTCACACAGCCTGTATGGCAGATCCTGGATTTTAACACAGGTAGGCAGGTTCTAGGATTCTAGGCTCGTGCCACATTGTATAGAAGTGAGGaagggggggctcctgggtggctcagtgggttaaagcctctgccttcggctcaggtcatgatgctagagtcctgggatcaaaccccgcatcaggctctctgctctgcagggagcctgcttcctcccctctctctctgcctgcctctctgcctacttgtgatctctgtcaaataaataaaatcttaaaaaaaaatgaggaagggaTGGGCTTCAGTGATGGGTAGGAGGCCAAAAGAAGGCCTGAATTCGCTGGgatccccttcccccatttttctCCCCAGCTCTTCTAGAGAGGCTGGGGGCCACAAGCTTCTACCCCTACTCCTCCTTGCAGATGCCTTCTTCCACAGACTCCACAGGTGCAGCACATCCCGCCGAGCCCCACATTGTAGGTAAGCTCTGGCATGGGGTGACTGGATGGATTCTCACTGGACTTGCTGGGTGGGCTCCCTGGGGCCTTTGGGCAGAGCCCAGCAGCCAGGTCCCCCTGGGTCTGTGTGTCTCCACACCAGGAATCCAGACTCCTGATCAGCAGGCTGCCTTGGCCCACCACAACCCAGCCCGGCCTGTCTTCGTCGAGGGCCCCTTTTCCCTGTGGCTCCGAAACAAATGTGTCTATTATCACATCCTCAGAGCTGACTTGCTGCCCCCTGAAGAGAGGGTAAGGGTCCACAGCACGAGTGGCAGGTATGGGTATATTCGGGTGGGGGGGGCGTTGGCACCACTCCAGGGGCTCCTGTGAAGTCTCAGAGGGGCAGGTGGAAGAGGAAGGGGTAGCTCCTGGTTTGGGGAGGTAGGCTGCCGCTGCCTGCAAGATCCCGGGCCTCTGACTCTACCATACGCGCCTCCCTGGGGTAGGAAGTAGAAGAAATTCCAGAGGAGTGGAATCTCTACTACCCGATGCAGCTGCACCTGGACTACGGGAGGAGCGGCTGGGATGACTACGAGTTTGACATCCATAAAGGTAAAACTGGGGTGGGCAGGGTTCCCAGCACTGGATATGATGAGGCCTCTAGGATACAAGGGTAGCACCCAGGCTAAGACCTGGCCCAGTTACCACATGCAGACCCAGTAGACGtccaagtacacacacacacacacacacaaatacacacaaatgTACTCCCCAGGGGCTCCAGGCCCTTGGTCATGGAGCATCTCTGAGCTGGGTACTTGAGTGTGACCAGGACAGGCCAGGTCCCTCCCTTGAGCAGCTCTGGACAGTGGGGGAACAGGCACATTAAGTTACATTCTTGGGGTCTCAAGGGAGGAGCACACCATCCAGCATCGGGTAGGCTGTGGGGAGGACTTCTTGATGGAATGTTGAAGAAAGGCATCAGTCAGGTGAAGCATGGGATTAGCAGTCTAGGCAGAGGGGATATCTTGTGCAAAGGCTTGGATGCACAAGAAACATCCCACCTGTGGCCTGGAAGGGGTACAGGcattgggggggggcggggtgctcCTCCAGTCCCCACTGCACAAACTCTAAACACCTGTTTCCCCCAACAGTGGAGGAAGGCCCTGTCTTCGCCATGTGCATGGCGGGTGCCCACGATCAAGCTACACTGGCCAAGTGGATCCAGGGCTTGCAGGAGACCAACCCAGCCCTGGCCCAGATCCCCGTGGTCTTCCGCCTGGCAGGGTCCTCCGGAGAGCTCCTGGCGCCCTCCTCAGGGCTGGAggagccgcccccgcccccaccagagggccaggaagaagaggaagacgATCAGCAGCGACAGCATCAGGGCCAGAGCTGAGCTTGAGCGGCCATCCGCACAAGCTGTGGACTGGTGTGACAGCGTGAGATGCCTTTTGAGTGTACAGCAAATAAAAGTTTTCCGTCCTggggctcccctctctcttctctgacagCGTGGCGTCTCTGTCCTTGTAATGCTTGGTGGCCTGACTTTTCAAGTCCCGGATCTGCAGCATCCGGGACGGACAGATCGGACCCCaggctttccctctgccttcactTGACCGCTCCTACCCTTTCCTTGTTCTCTCCAAGATGCATTCGGGATGAGACGTAGAGAGAGGAGCCCCTACCTCCTAGGGTCTACGGGCTCATCTAGGACTTTCTTCCCGCGGCTGGCCTCAAACCTCAGCCCCTCCCTCGGTCTCCGCGAAGTTAAAAGGTTTGAGGAAAAGAGTAAGCTAAGAACTGGTCACTGCTCGCGCTTGTGGCGCGCATGCGCAGTTTCTGCTCTCGGTCTCCTCTTGGCGCCTTGGGACAGTGAAAGTCCGTGAGAAATTTCCCGTCGGCGCGGAAGATGCGCGCCACTTCCGGCCGGGCTCCTAACAACGGGGGAGGTTGGTAACCAGGGAGGGGGGGATGGCGGAGCGGGTGCCGGAGCCCGAGGCGGAGGCGGAGGCTGAGGCGGGCGCAAGCGGGGAGGCGGCGGCCGAGGAGGGCGCGGCGGGCCGCAAGGCGCGGGGTCGGCCGCGGCTCACGGAGTCCGACCGAGCCCGGCGGCGGCTCGAGTCCCGGAAGAAGTACGACGTGCGGCGTGTGTACCTGGGCGAGGCGCACGGGCCCTGGGTGGACCTGCGGCGCCGCAGCGGCTGGAGCGACGCCAAGCTCGCAGCCTATCTCATCTCGCTGGAGCGCGGCCAGCGTAGCGGCCGCCACGGGTGAGGGGGCCcggccagagggagggagggagcgagcgAGGGAGGAGACGCCCCCATCCCCGCTGAGCCTGGTCCCGCCCCCTCTGCccacggccccgcccccggcaccTGTGAGCCCCGCCCAGTGGCCGGGCCGCCGGCCTGGGTCTCCTACCGCCGGTCCTGGGACGCGCCTGGCTCGCGGCCCCGCCTCTCGGCTTTCCAACTGCCCAATCCTAGGAGGCGCCCAGCCTCTCGACCCGCCTCTTAGCACTTGGCCACGCCCACCAGATTTCTGGCTGCCCAATCCCAGTGCCGGCCCCACCTCCAAGCGTTCTAACTACCTAGTCCCTCGAGGGGCGGCCCCGCCTCCTGAGGCCTTAATGTCCCTTCTTCCTTGCTGGTTCTTGGGATCTCACATGCCTCATCCTCTAAAACCCCTACTGTGCAGACTGGGGCTGTGACTGGATACACTGGGCCAGGCAGCCCTGTCCCTCCTGGGGCTCTGTGGGGCCCCATTCCCACGACCCTCCACCTCAGACATAGAAAGACTCCTCTCGATCCAGATCGCGTTCCTTTAAACCTCTTGGCTCCTGGGGAACGAACACCTTAGCCCATGGAGACTCGTGGTGAAGAGGAAGTCCCAAGTTAGCTGCTTGGGTAGGAGAAGGCAGGCCTTTGTAAGAGTCTCAGTCTTGAGAATGAGGAGTGTGGATGCaattcttcccttcctgcctAATAGGTTGGCGTGacaattaaatgagttaaaatacaGCAGAAGGCTTAGAACGTGGTTGGCACGAGGTGAGCACTCCAAGTATTAGTTGTTATGATGATATTTGTCCTCTGTCGCAATGCTGCGACAGTATCCTCCTTGTGCCCTGGTTTTTATTTGCGCACATTGCACATTGGCATGTTCCTCTGCGGGGAGATTCTAAGGGTCAAGGATCAACCAGATCCTTCTGAATTGCATCACCGCCTCCCTGGGGTGGCAGGCCGGCTTATATGCCCAAGAGTAGATCAGGAAATGCTGGGCATTTAAAAAACTCAAGTTAGTGTTCCATTATtggagtttcttttcctttttttagaccGCGCAAGCGGGGATGGTGGGGGGTGAAGGGAgagcagagtgagaaggagaaagaatcttaagcaggctccacacccagtgcagcgTGGAACCCGTCGCGGAGCTCTGTCTTacagccctgagattatgacctgagctgaaatcaatagtcgcacgcttaactgactgagccacccaggcacccccccacacatacacattaaTGGAGTTACTGAAGTTAATCTGGGTAGAGTTGCagacctttgctttttttctgcaaAGCTGCCAGGGAGACATTTTGTGCAGCTGGAATTAAGAACCACTGGCCAGAGGGAGCTCCTGGAGGTCCCTAAGCTGAAagtggtattttcatttttttaaaaaagattttatttatttatttaacagagagagaagaggggaagcaggctccctgccgagcggagagcccgatgcggggcttgatccaaggaccctgagaccatgacctgagccaaaggcagaggctcaacccactgagccacccaggggcccctgaaagTGGTATTTTCAGAAGCTCAGTTTGTGTAGTCCTGCAAGACTGGGGCCAGGACACTGAGACAGCCCAGGCCATACATGGCAATAACCGGACCCCAGGACACATGGGTAGTCGGGAAAATACAAACACTGAACGAGGGGTCTCCATGGGAAATGGACGTGACCAGAGATAGGGGGTCACTTATTTCAACTCTTCAATTATCTGTACCTGTCTTGTCCCTGGAAGATTTCAGTTCAATACTATGTGCAACTTGGActagaagacagaaatgaaaagtgggatgaaaagagaaaggagaggtgctgggtggttcagtaagttgggcgtctgccttcggctctggttgtcatctcggggtcccaggatcaggcctgcgttgagctctctgcttggcggggagcctgcctctccctctgcctctgcccctccccactgcttgtgcctgcactctctctcaaataaataaataaaacttaaaaagaaaagataaaagaaaaggagggacatGGTGGGGCCAGGATCTGTGCTATTGGATTGAAACATAAGTCACAGGGGACATGGCAAGGGCAGTTTTGTGGCATAGTGAATTAAAAACCCAACCAGAGGGGTTCAAAAGACATCAAGACGTGGGAACAGAGAATGGGCCATAAATTTGCCTCAGAACCATCCTAGCAGCCAGTGGGAAAAGGGAAACAATGGCCAATAGCAGGGTCTCCGGTACCCATTTGTTTAGGGAATGCTTCATcagcacccactgtgtgccaggcactggcgTGAGTGCTAACAGTGCAGCAGGAAACAGCACAGAAAGTCACTGACTTATGGAGTCGCCATTTTAGAGGCCAGAGGGCGGAGGCTTGTCCACGGTGCAAAGGCTTGTCCACTGTATTACTTtacatttactattatttatgaTCATGAATAAATTACATGTGAGAGATTGATGGGGCTATGTAAAGAACAAAAGTGAAATAGGGAAAGAGGAATCAGGAGGGGGTGCTGGAGGCTTAAATAGGGTGTTAGGGTGGGCTGCAGTGAGAGGATAGCAGCCGGGGTATAGACCTGAAGGAGGCCGGGAAAGCCATGCAGATAACTGCAGGAAGAGTGTTTGAAGAAGGAgtggcaggtgcaaaggccctgaggcagaaccCAGCCTGGTGTGTACATGGGGCAGTGAGGAGACCCATGTGGCTGGAGCACAATGAAAGGATGAAGAGTGGGAAAAGATGAGGACAGGAAGGTGACAGGAACTTATAGACTGCATGGAGGACTCTGGTTTTTCCTCCCAGTTAAGTGGGAGGCccgataggattttttttctttgctttttttaagtaCAGAATTTCAGACAGAGAGGTCCCATACCTGGCTTATATTTTAACAGAAGCACTCTCCAGGGTATGTGTGGCAGGAGGATTGGGTGAGGGTTGCACTGAAACGAGGTTGACTAAGAGCTGGCAGTCTttggcaggcgagaattctaccactgaaccaccaatgcaAGAGCTGGCAGTCTTTGATGCTGGGGATGGTCTCTAGGAGGTTCACCCTTCTCTCTAGCTTTGTATgtgtttgagtttttctttttacatcttaaaatgttaacaagaaaatcagaaaaagcaCCCGGACTCCGATGTTGAggctctgggaggggagggccagagcTGGCAGACCGGGAGGGAGCTGACTGCACCAGTCCAGGTGAGTGAGGCGGGGCCGTGCAGAAGTGGGGAGGAGTGGCTGAAATCAGGGCCAGCAGGGTTTGCTGATGGGTGTGGATATGAGAAACGACACCCCCAGGTTTGGACTTGAGCACCTGGAAGTTTGCAGGGGCCTGTAACAGAGAAGGGACAGGTCAGGGGACAATACAACAGCTCACGTGTGAGATGTCTGGGAGACCCCTACATGTAGTATTGGGGAGGCGTGCTGGTAGCGGTGTGGTTAGGAGAGGTCCAGGTGGGAGATCTGGGTTTGGGGGTCACCAGGCCAGTGATGGTACGGTGCTGGAGGTTGCTAAGGGGGTGCAGGTACACACAGAGGTCTGAGCCTGGCACTCGCTCTCTGTGATTAGAGAAGTCAGGGAGacgagggagaagcagcagccaggAGGCTGGTAGAGAACTCCCTGGGCCAGCGTCCTGGAGGCCGAGGGAAGGATCTGCGGTCTAACACTGCTGGGCCGAGGGAGGCAGCCACCCCCAGGGTCTGGAACGGGACAGTTTGTGGTGGAGAAGACCCTGACTCGAGGGGCTCAAGAGAGAcgcaggagaagaaaggaagactgCACACATGTATAGACAGCTcaaagggagtggggagaggaatggGCAGGACTTGGCAGGG encodes the following:
- the ECSIT gene encoding evolutionarily conserved signaling intermediate in Toll pathway, mitochondrial, whose protein sequence is MSWAQALLLARGISRGWRGICGATVMGSPFPQVPLQAPRGLHCSAAATAAGSSDSWLAPPPPEPQKGPTKALAFHEELFQRAPEGTRDKADFVRAVQNFGQQNVHKRGHVDFIYLALRKMREFGVERDLAVYNLLLDVFPKEVFRPRSIIQRMFIHYPRQQECGVAVLEQMENHGVMPNKETEFLLLQIFGRKSYPMLKFVRMKLWFSRFKNINPFPVPRDLPRDPVDLAKLGLRHMEPNLNAAVTIYQMPSSTDSTGAAHPAEPHIVGIQTPDQQAALAHHNPARPVFVEGPFSLWLRNKCVYYHILRADLLPPEEREVEEIPEEWNLYYPMQLHLDYGRSGWDDYEFDIHKVEEGPVFAMCMAGAHDQATLAKWIQGLQETNPALAQIPVVFRLAGSSGELLAPSSGLEEPPPPPPEGQEEEEDDQQRQHQGQS